In the Chelonoidis abingdonii isolate Lonesome George chromosome 13, CheloAbing_2.0, whole genome shotgun sequence genome, one interval contains:
- the C13H17orf58 gene encoding UPF0450 protein C17orf58 homolog isoform X2, translated as MTTKAFLLLCFVMGPSSNLVAGYLPYIGKPIRALSKDGYSAADSTPSQTKFPFRSSSGGEENQTEHWLLSPANLQWPKAADILSVSPDKKKKAKTSVENNTGLRKEPHQDGRVLASESDMEGPPSASFDFNHANRMHADRFQFEAANSISAHFHHRTFSHYKGRSLTLAEMHPFQDTGTVETEDPNMVDHLNRPGKMNPYKQHDPIRNVSKPSWVTNRQSSSLLYHFNVLKKVLDADNKEKVCLTECRRERDEAEAFCVSEFAVNGIVHDVETLEKGVHLVTLLVNNDGLYKMSRLYITPDGFFFRVHILIVDALNCSKPCPDFKLGSRYIVMGQIYHKRRQLPAPLLQLLRGRLRPGDGLLRSSSNYVKRFNKKRDRKVQGAAHTKCR; from the exons ATGACAACCAAAGCATTCTTGCTCCTCTGTTTTGTCATGGGACCATCGTCCAACTTGGTGGCAG GATACCTGCCCTATATCGGAAAACCCATTCGAGCACTCAGCAAGGATGGGTACAGTGCAGCAGACTCGACACCAAGCCAAACTAAGTTCCCATTTAGAAGCAGCAGTGGTGGTGAAGAGAATCAAACAGAGCATTGGTTGCTGTCTCCAGCTAACCTCCAGTGGCCAAAAGCTGCTGACATCCTCTCAGTCTCaccagacaaaaagaaaaaggccAAGACCTCAGTGGAAAACAATACAGGGCTGAGGAAAGAGCCTCACCAGGATGGCAGGGTCCTGGCTTCCGAGAGCGACATGGAGGGACCTCCTTCtgcttcctttgacttcaatcaTGCAAACAGAATGCATGCAGATAGGTTTCAGTTCGAGGCAGCGAACAGCATCTCAGCACACTTCCACCATAGAACATTTTCCCATTATAAAGGCAGATCCTTGACTTTAGCTGAGATGCATCCTTTCCAAGACACAGGGACAGTTGAGACAGAAGATCCCAATATGGTGGATCATCTTAACCGACCTGGCAAGATGAATCCCTACAAACAGCATGACCCTATAAGAAACGTCAGCAAGCCCTCCTGGGTCACCAACCGCCAGTCATCTAGCCTGCTGTATCACTTCAACGTGCTGAAAAAAG TTCTAGATGCTGACAACAAGGAGAAGGTGTGCCTGACtgagtgcaggagggagagggatgaaGCAGAGGCTTTCTGTGTGAGTGAATTTG CAGTGAATGGGATTGTTCATGATGTGGAAACACTGGAGAAAGGAGTCCACCTTGTTACACTCTTGGTAAATAACGACGGATTATACAAGATGAGTCGCCTATATATCACCCCTGATGGCTTCTTCTTCCGAGTTCACATTCTCATTGTGGATGCTTTAAACTGCAGTAAACCATGTCCAGATTTTAAACTTG GAAGTAGATATATTGTGATGGGTCAGATCTACCACAAGAGACGGCAGCTACCTGCACCTCTGCTGCAGTTGCTGAGAGGGCGTCTGCGGCCAGGAGATGGGCTGCTAAGGAGCAGCAGCAACTATGTAAAAAGATTTAACAAGAAAAGAGATCGTAAAGTTCAAGGGGCAGCTCACACCAAGTGTAGATGA
- the C13H17orf58 gene encoding UPF0450 protein C17orf58 homolog isoform X1: protein MDKASASGAGDCGFESHLGRAAHTFCSEPEQPGYLPYIGKPIRALSKDGYSAADSTPSQTKFPFRSSSGGEENQTEHWLLSPANLQWPKAADILSVSPDKKKKAKTSVENNTGLRKEPHQDGRVLASESDMEGPPSASFDFNHANRMHADRFQFEAANSISAHFHHRTFSHYKGRSLTLAEMHPFQDTGTVETEDPNMVDHLNRPGKMNPYKQHDPIRNVSKPSWVTNRQSSSLLYHFNVLKKVLDADNKEKVCLTECRRERDEAEAFCVSEFAVNGIVHDVETLEKGVHLVTLLVNNDGLYKMSRLYITPDGFFFRVHILIVDALNCSKPCPDFKLGSRYIVMGQIYHKRRQLPAPLLQLLRGRLRPGDGLLRSSSNYVKRFNKKRDRKVQGAAHTKCR, encoded by the exons GATACCTGCCCTATATCGGAAAACCCATTCGAGCACTCAGCAAGGATGGGTACAGTGCAGCAGACTCGACACCAAGCCAAACTAAGTTCCCATTTAGAAGCAGCAGTGGTGGTGAAGAGAATCAAACAGAGCATTGGTTGCTGTCTCCAGCTAACCTCCAGTGGCCAAAAGCTGCTGACATCCTCTCAGTCTCaccagacaaaaagaaaaaggccAAGACCTCAGTGGAAAACAATACAGGGCTGAGGAAAGAGCCTCACCAGGATGGCAGGGTCCTGGCTTCCGAGAGCGACATGGAGGGACCTCCTTCtgcttcctttgacttcaatcaTGCAAACAGAATGCATGCAGATAGGTTTCAGTTCGAGGCAGCGAACAGCATCTCAGCACACTTCCACCATAGAACATTTTCCCATTATAAAGGCAGATCCTTGACTTTAGCTGAGATGCATCCTTTCCAAGACACAGGGACAGTTGAGACAGAAGATCCCAATATGGTGGATCATCTTAACCGACCTGGCAAGATGAATCCCTACAAACAGCATGACCCTATAAGAAACGTCAGCAAGCCCTCCTGGGTCACCAACCGCCAGTCATCTAGCCTGCTGTATCACTTCAACGTGCTGAAAAAAG TTCTAGATGCTGACAACAAGGAGAAGGTGTGCCTGACtgagtgcaggagggagagggatgaaGCAGAGGCTTTCTGTGTGAGTGAATTTG CAGTGAATGGGATTGTTCATGATGTGGAAACACTGGAGAAAGGAGTCCACCTTGTTACACTCTTGGTAAATAACGACGGATTATACAAGATGAGTCGCCTATATATCACCCCTGATGGCTTCTTCTTCCGAGTTCACATTCTCATTGTGGATGCTTTAAACTGCAGTAAACCATGTCCAGATTTTAAACTTG GAAGTAGATATATTGTGATGGGTCAGATCTACCACAAGAGACGGCAGCTACCTGCACCTCTGCTGCAGTTGCTGAGAGGGCGTCTGCGGCCAGGAGATGGGCTGCTAAGGAGCAGCAGCAACTATGTAAAAAGATTTAACAAGAAAAGAGATCGTAAAGTTCAAGGGGCAGCTCACACCAAGTGTAGATGA
- the C13H17orf58 gene encoding UPF0450 protein C17orf58 homolog isoform X4, whose amino-acid sequence MDKASASGAGDCGFESHLGRAAHTFCSEPEQPGYLPYIGKPIRALSKDGYSAADSTPSQTKFPFRSSSGGEENQTEHWLLSPANLQWPKAADILSVSPDKKKKAKTSVENNTGLRKEPHQDGRVLASESDMEGPPSASFDFNHANRMHADRFQFEAANSISAHFHHRTFSHYKGRSLTLAEMHPFQDTGTVETEDPNMVDHLNRPGKMNPYKQHDPIRNVSKPSWVTNRQSSSLLYHFNVLKKAVNGIVHDVETLEKGVHLVTLLVNNDGLYKMSRLYITPDGFFFRVHILIVDALNCSKPCPDFKLGSRYIVMGQIYHKRRQLPAPLLQLLRGRLRPGDGLLRSSSNYVKRFNKKRDRKVQGAAHTKCR is encoded by the exons GATACCTGCCCTATATCGGAAAACCCATTCGAGCACTCAGCAAGGATGGGTACAGTGCAGCAGACTCGACACCAAGCCAAACTAAGTTCCCATTTAGAAGCAGCAGTGGTGGTGAAGAGAATCAAACAGAGCATTGGTTGCTGTCTCCAGCTAACCTCCAGTGGCCAAAAGCTGCTGACATCCTCTCAGTCTCaccagacaaaaagaaaaaggccAAGACCTCAGTGGAAAACAATACAGGGCTGAGGAAAGAGCCTCACCAGGATGGCAGGGTCCTGGCTTCCGAGAGCGACATGGAGGGACCTCCTTCtgcttcctttgacttcaatcaTGCAAACAGAATGCATGCAGATAGGTTTCAGTTCGAGGCAGCGAACAGCATCTCAGCACACTTCCACCATAGAACATTTTCCCATTATAAAGGCAGATCCTTGACTTTAGCTGAGATGCATCCTTTCCAAGACACAGGGACAGTTGAGACAGAAGATCCCAATATGGTGGATCATCTTAACCGACCTGGCAAGATGAATCCCTACAAACAGCATGACCCTATAAGAAACGTCAGCAAGCCCTCCTGGGTCACCAACCGCCAGTCATCTAGCCTGCTGTATCACTTCAACGTGCTGAAAAAAG CAGTGAATGGGATTGTTCATGATGTGGAAACACTGGAGAAAGGAGTCCACCTTGTTACACTCTTGGTAAATAACGACGGATTATACAAGATGAGTCGCCTATATATCACCCCTGATGGCTTCTTCTTCCGAGTTCACATTCTCATTGTGGATGCTTTAAACTGCAGTAAACCATGTCCAGATTTTAAACTTG GAAGTAGATATATTGTGATGGGTCAGATCTACCACAAGAGACGGCAGCTACCTGCACCTCTGCTGCAGTTGCTGAGAGGGCGTCTGCGGCCAGGAGATGGGCTGCTAAGGAGCAGCAGCAACTATGTAAAAAGATTTAACAAGAAAAGAGATCGTAAAGTTCAAGGGGCAGCTCACACCAAGTGTAGATGA
- the C13H17orf58 gene encoding UPF0450 protein C17orf58 homolog isoform X3: protein MCGALFLTCDWIMGRYRGYLPYIGKPIRALSKDGYSAADSTPSQTKFPFRSSSGGEENQTEHWLLSPANLQWPKAADILSVSPDKKKKAKTSVENNTGLRKEPHQDGRVLASESDMEGPPSASFDFNHANRMHADRFQFEAANSISAHFHHRTFSHYKGRSLTLAEMHPFQDTGTVETEDPNMVDHLNRPGKMNPYKQHDPIRNVSKPSWVTNRQSSSLLYHFNVLKKVLDADNKEKVCLTECRRERDEAEAFCVSEFAVNGIVHDVETLEKGVHLVTLLVNNDGLYKMSRLYITPDGFFFRVHILIVDALNCSKPCPDFKLGSRYIVMGQIYHKRRQLPAPLLQLLRGRLRPGDGLLRSSSNYVKRFNKKRDRKVQGAAHTKCR from the exons GATACCTGCCCTATATCGGAAAACCCATTCGAGCACTCAGCAAGGATGGGTACAGTGCAGCAGACTCGACACCAAGCCAAACTAAGTTCCCATTTAGAAGCAGCAGTGGTGGTGAAGAGAATCAAACAGAGCATTGGTTGCTGTCTCCAGCTAACCTCCAGTGGCCAAAAGCTGCTGACATCCTCTCAGTCTCaccagacaaaaagaaaaaggccAAGACCTCAGTGGAAAACAATACAGGGCTGAGGAAAGAGCCTCACCAGGATGGCAGGGTCCTGGCTTCCGAGAGCGACATGGAGGGACCTCCTTCtgcttcctttgacttcaatcaTGCAAACAGAATGCATGCAGATAGGTTTCAGTTCGAGGCAGCGAACAGCATCTCAGCACACTTCCACCATAGAACATTTTCCCATTATAAAGGCAGATCCTTGACTTTAGCTGAGATGCATCCTTTCCAAGACACAGGGACAGTTGAGACAGAAGATCCCAATATGGTGGATCATCTTAACCGACCTGGCAAGATGAATCCCTACAAACAGCATGACCCTATAAGAAACGTCAGCAAGCCCTCCTGGGTCACCAACCGCCAGTCATCTAGCCTGCTGTATCACTTCAACGTGCTGAAAAAAG TTCTAGATGCTGACAACAAGGAGAAGGTGTGCCTGACtgagtgcaggagggagagggatgaaGCAGAGGCTTTCTGTGTGAGTGAATTTG CAGTGAATGGGATTGTTCATGATGTGGAAACACTGGAGAAAGGAGTCCACCTTGTTACACTCTTGGTAAATAACGACGGATTATACAAGATGAGTCGCCTATATATCACCCCTGATGGCTTCTTCTTCCGAGTTCACATTCTCATTGTGGATGCTTTAAACTGCAGTAAACCATGTCCAGATTTTAAACTTG GAAGTAGATATATTGTGATGGGTCAGATCTACCACAAGAGACGGCAGCTACCTGCACCTCTGCTGCAGTTGCTGAGAGGGCGTCTGCGGCCAGGAGATGGGCTGCTAAGGAGCAGCAGCAACTATGTAAAAAGATTTAACAAGAAAAGAGATCGTAAAGTTCAAGGGGCAGCTCACACCAAGTGTAGATGA